A single window of Cervus canadensis isolate Bull #8, Minnesota chromosome 17, ASM1932006v1, whole genome shotgun sequence DNA harbors:
- the FOXA1 gene encoding hepatocyte nuclear factor 3-alpha — protein MLGTVKMEGHESSDWNSYYADTQEAYSSVPGSNMNSGLGTMNSMNTYMTMNSMSTSGNMTPASFNMSYANPGLGAGLSPGAVAGMPGGSAGAMNSMTAGVTAMGTTLSPGGMGAMGAQPAASMNGLGPYAAAMNPCMSPMAYAPSNLGRSRAGGGGGGDAKTFKRSYPHAKPPYSYISLITMAIQQAPSKMLTLSEIYQWIMDLFPYYRQNQQRWQNSIRHSLSFNDCFVKVARSPDKPGKGSYWTLHPDSGNMFENGCYLRRQKRFKCEKQPGPGGGSGGGGGPKGGPESRKDPSSAANPSADSPLHRGVHGKAGQLEGAPAPGPAASPQTLDHGGAAATGGASELKTPATSAAPPISSGPGALVSVPPSHPAHALAPHESQLHMKGDPHYSFNHPFSINNLMSSSEQQHKLDFKAYEQALQYSPYGSALPASLPLGGASVATRSPIEPSALEPAYYQGVYSRPVLNTS, from the coding sequence GCCTACTCCTCCGTCCCGGGCAGCAACATGAACTCAGGGCTGGGCACCATGAATTCCATGAACACCTACATGACCATGAACAGCATGAGCACGAGTGGCAACATGACCCCGGCCTCGTTCAACATGTCCTACGCAAACCCGGGCCTGGGCGCCGGGCTGAGCCCCGGGGCGGTGGCTGGCATGCCCGGCGGCTCTGCGGGCGCCATGAATAGCATGACGGCGGGCGTGACGGCCATGGGGACGACGCTGAGCCCCGGCGGCATGGGGGCCATGGGCGCGCAGCCGGCGGCCTCCATGAACGGCCTGGGGCCCTACGCGGCCGCCATGAACCCGTGCATGAGCCCCATGGCGTACGCGCCGTCCAACCTGGGCCGCAGCCGcgctggcggcggcggcggcggcgacgccAAGACTTTCAAGCGCAGCTACCCTCACGCCAAGCCGCCCTACTCGTACATCTCTCTCATCACCATGGCCATCCAGCAGGCGCCGAGCAAGATGCTCACGCTGAGCGAGATCTATCAGTGGATCATGGACCTCTTCCCCTATTACCGGCAGAACCAGCAGCGCTGGCAGAACTCCATCCGCCACTCGCTCTCCTTCAACGACTGCTTTGTCAAAGTGGCCCGCTCCCCGGACAAGCCAGGCAAGGGTTCCTATTGGACGCTGCACCCGGACTCCGGCAACATGTTCGAGAATGGCTGTTACTTGCGCCGCCAGAAGCGCTTCAAGTGCGAGAAGCAGCCGGGCCCCGGGGgcgggagcggcggcggcggcggccccaaGGGTGGCCCGGAGAGCCGCAAGGACCCCTCGAGCGCTGCCAACCCCAGCGCCGACTCGCCCCTTCATCGCGGCGTGCACGGGAAGGCCGGCCAGCTAGAGGGCGCGCCGGCCCCCGGGCCCGCCGCCAGCCCCCAGACTCTGGACCACGGCGGGGCGGCGGCGACAGGGGGCGCCTCGGAGTTGAAGACTCCAGCCACCTCGGCTGCTCCTCCGATCAGCTCTGGGCCTGGGGCGCTGGTATCTGTGCCCCCCTCCCACCCGGCGCATGCCCTGGCACCCCACGAGTCCCAGCTGCACATGAAAGGGGACCCTCACTACTCCTTCAATCATCCCTTCTCCATCAACAACCTCATGTCCTCCTCGGAGCAGCAGCACAAGTTGGACTTCAAGGCATACGAGCAGGCGCTACAGTACTCGCCCTACGGCAGCGCGTTGCCCGCCAGCTTGCCCCTCGGCGGCGCCTCGGTGGCCACGAGGAGCCCCATTGAGCCCTCAGCCCTGGAGCCCGCCTACTACCAAGGTGTGTATTCCAGACCCGTTCTAAACACTTCTTAG